A stretch of the Pongo pygmaeus isolate AG05252 chromosome 16, NHGRI_mPonPyg2-v2.0_pri, whole genome shotgun sequence genome encodes the following:
- the LOC134738213 gene encoding putative GED domain-containing protein DNM1P34: protein MPLCSPRQDSKAEENGSDTFMHSMDPQLERQMETTQNLVDSYMAIVNKTVWDLMVGVTPKTIIHVMINNIHEFIFSELLSNLYSRGDQNTLMEELAEQAQPRDEMLRMCHVLKEALSIIGDINTTTISTHTGAHGQVLAAGAEHPYRMKECGLAPTPHG from the exons ATGCCCTTGTGTTCTCCACGACAGGACAGCAAGGCTGAGGAGAATGGCTCTGACACCTTCATGCACTCCATGGACCCACAGCTGGAGCGGCAAATGGAAACCACCCAGAACCTGGTGGACTCCTACATGGCCATTGTCAACAAGACCGTGTGGGACCTCATGGTTGGTGTCACGCCCAAGACCATCATCCACGTCATGATCAACAACATACAT GAGTTCATCTTCTCAGAGCTGCTGTCCAACCTGTACTCACGTGGGGACCAGAACACACTGATGGAGGAGTTGGCAGAGCAGGCACAGCCACGCGACGAGATGCTGCGCATGTGCCATGTGCTGAAGGAGGCGCTCAGCATCATCGGTGACATCAACACGACCACCATCAGCACTCACACGGGGGCCCATGGACAAGTCCTGGCTGCAGGTGCAGAGCATCCTTACCGGATGAAGGAATGTGGGCTGGCCCCCACTCCCCATGGCTGA